From one Plasmodium malariae genome assembly, chromosome: 12 genomic stretch:
- the PmUG01_12022600 gene encoding conserved Plasmodium protein, unknown function: MHRLRNIRKLSKQIFILIRRNFTGNKNIYYNGPKDTYINSGFELKNEDTEKFIGLIKESLKLKLLTCSYCSEDIAKHYLELAILEHKNLLLNDSENHYLKSYEIYKKIHGELSIMCANIQTYLGVVYKDLGNLEKSERFLLQSLANKKLIVQDKNYLIIDTLNNLGSLYQYKKEYTTSVEYFEESIRILISSSVELNKYEQMALCYYNLSFSYIGLNDINSAITCLIRSYSYAENVFGPDHTLTVRIKKLQERLKNEIASLK; encoded by the coding sequence atgcatagACTAAGAAATATTAGGAAACTTTctaaacaaatatttattttaatacgtCGTAATTTTACtggaaataaaaacatatattataatggACCGAAAGATACGTATATAAATTCTGGTTTTGAGTTAAAAAATGAGGACacagaaaaatttattggtttaattaaagaaagtttaaaattaaaactccTGACTTGTTCATATTGTTCAGAAGATATAGCTAAACATTATTTAGAGCTAGCCATATTAGAGcacaaaaatttattattgaatGATTCAGaaaatcattatttaaaaagttatgaaatatataaaaaaatacatggaGAGCTCAGTATTATGTGTGCCAATATTCAGACCTATTTAGGGGTTGTATATAAAGATTTAggtaatttagaaaaatcaGAAAGGTTTTTACTACAATCTTTAGCTAATAAAAAACTAATTGTTCaggataaaaattatttaattattgatACTCTTAACAATCTTGGTTCTTTGTATCAAtacaaaaaggaatataCTACATCAGTAGAATATTTTGAGGAGTCCATAAGAATATTAATATCTTCGTCCGTTGAGCTAAATAAGTATGAACAAATGGCTTTGTGTTATTATAACCTATCTTTTTCATACATAGgtttaaatgatataaacTCAGCAATAACGTGCCTTATCAGATCATATTCATATGCTGAAAATGTTTTCGGTCCTGATCATACCTTAACAgttagaataaaaaaattacaagaacgtttaaaaaatgaaatcgCTTCTCTGAAATGA
- the PmUG01_12022700 gene encoding conserved Plasmodium protein, unknown function produces the protein MKFLGPFHRRLTSQINSCGHIPNEFLVKLYLYNVSMINIDVYYNLISSLNSSSEKCNDNTHILNNPYFKDGNLVLYKYIQILNKQNEKKKLVKLLKLLILLYSRNLREYNDKNNYFYNSSVDVHNFVLQKFFHFQSNAYLTKKENKKNEKGVSIINKYSLYTDFFLYSLDFYLYHLSNNYNILNIEQLNVLANIYANINISTVCSSPPYLECNEKYYGINNSLSLSKGIEGNGNHRNVNDIKFAYETFEHTSLKISGGTEHNNKLLTFENNVNNKICLLYIYISKCLIDQIYAHIMNKRYKYEKKVSLKTLISNNVNTCENMLKRLLKKSTYEQFKEYTILKKKYDYKLLSLNVLKNYFNSIKYLNIINIKKYFYILSYLYFSTFLFTRSIYYSSLFFYLLQKYNLQYTYIFNILLIKFNLFFLNYKIMNDYNGQIIFDSISKYIDTLLIFQIKQNERGNRKNSALTSSNNDEERKKCMANFPSSHDFYINIYKKEYSKNEIIHKILYNEVYDCHKVYMPFLTYFEHSLFNLFKYLYYKIPWFERNKNKTEMNTNSVEKTSHKFKCFINKKYNNKYYLTMSENFLSNIILLSIYVQNCLPLLFSVMQKAEMLSTKRTRSTKINISAKRWARKNEDINLYKRISLIPVDRENSNPVKRRKNRSIFTQLFYARYVCNNFIYKKYINEKENNIVNPFVILLFTIYNIFREKIVNMHNVYEDINICNKYKKKNIEESKMYYNIKRNKNNKIQTSLTHYYISSNLKKINDTNLYNEKNILTFYCDIHFNNNIIEVDGPKHFLMYYDYYVQNFSENYFTNFILKNKYIFDNNYLFPFFFNNISALKLKGNQNNKYYLYNDKSIKKNFFLYIYGYFIKHINYSEWDITSYKYLYDVLFKKKSELHVNSYIN, from the coding sequence ATGAAGTTTCTTGGACCATTCCACAGGAGATTGACATCACAAATCAACAGCTGTGGACATATACCGAACGAATTTTTGGTTAAGCTGTACTTATACAACGTTTCGATGATAAATATTGATGTGTACTATAATTTGATAAGCTCACTTAATAGTAGTAGCGAAAAATGTAATGACAACACACATATTTTGAACAATCCATATTTTAAGGATGGTAATttagttttatataaatatattcaaattttaaacaaacagaatgaaaaaaagaaattagtaaaattattaaaattattgatattattatattcaagAAATTTAAGGGAATACAATgataagaataattatttttataattcatctgtagatgttcataattttgtgttgcaaaaattttttcatttccaaTCGAATGcttatttaacaaaaaaagagaataaaaaaaatgaaaaaggagtaagcataataaacaaatacaGTTTGTACACGGATTTCTTTTTATACTCATTggatttttatttgtatcaCTTGTCCAACAATTATAATATCCTTAATATAGAGCAATTAAATGTTCTTGCCAACATATATGCTAACATAAACATATCAACCGTTTGTAGTAGTCCACCTTATTTAGAATgcaatgaaaaatattacggAATAAATAATTCCCTATCTCTGTCTAAAGGAATAGAAGGAAATGGAAACCATCGTAATGTTAACGACATTAAGTTTGCTTATGAAACCTTCGAACACACTAGTTTAAAGATCAGTGGTGGAACGGAACATAACAACAAGTTACTCACTTTTGAAAATAAcgtaaacaataaaatatgcttactatacatatatatatctaaatgCTTAATTGATcaaatatatgcacacataatGAATAAAAGGTATAAGTATGAAAAAAAGGTAAGTCTCAAAACATTGATCTCAAATAATGTCAACACTTGTGAGAACATGTTAAAACGtctgttaaaaaaaagtacatacGAACAATTCAAGGaatatactattttaaaaaaaaagtatgacTATAAATTGTTAagtttaaatgttttaaaaaattattttaatagtattaaatacttaaatattataaatataaaaaaatatttttatatcttgtcttatttatatttcagtACCTTTTTATTTACCAGATCCATTTACTATtcatctctttttttctatttgttacaaaaatataatttacaatatacttatatttttaatatactatTAATAAAGTTTAACTTGTTCTTCTtgaattacaaaataatgaatgaCTATAATGGTCAGATAATTTTTGACTCCATTAGCAAATATATTGATACGCTTTTAATCtttcaaataaaacaaaatgaaaggGGAAATAGGAAAAACTCAGCCCTAACCTCGAGCAATAATGAtgaagagagaaaaaaatgtatggcTAACTTTCCATCCTCTCAcgatttttatattaatatttacaaaaaggagtattcaaaaaatgaaattatacacaaaattttatataacgAAGTTTATGACTGCCATAAAGTGTACATGCCCTTTTTGACATATTTTGAACATAgcctttttaatttattcaaatacttatattacaaaattccTTGGTTTgaaagaaacaaaaataagaCAGAAATGAACACAAATAGTGTAGAAAAAACTTCACAcaaatttaaatgttttattaacaaaaaatataataacaaatattacCTGACCATGtcagaaaattttttatcgaATATTATACTCTTATCCATTTATGTTCAGAATTGTTTGCCATTACTGTTTTCCGTCATGCAGAAGGCTGAAATGTTGTCTACAAAAAGAACAAGAAGtacgaaaataaatataagtgcAAAAAGATGGGCAAGAAAAAACGaagatattaatttatacaaGCGGATTAGTTTAATACCAGTTGATAGGGAAAACAGCAATCCTGtaaaaaggaggaaaaatAGAAGTATATTTACCCAGTTATTTTATGCCCGATATGTGtgcaataattttatatacaaaaaatacataaatgaaaaggaaaataatatagtaaacccttttgtaattttactatttactatatataatatatttagagaaaaaattgtaaatatgcACAATGTTTATGAAGATATCAATATTtgcaataaatataaaaaaaaaaatatagaagaatcaaaaatgtattataacataaaaagaaataaaaataacaaaattcaAACGAGTCTTACACATTATTACATAAgtagtaatttaaaaaaaataaatgatactaatttatacaatgaaaaaaatattttaactttttattgtGACATACATTTTAACAACAATATAATTGAAGTGGATGGAccaaaacattttttaatgtactaTGATTATTATGTACAAAACTTTtcagaaaattattttaccaattttattcttaaaaataaatatatatttgataacAATTACCTTTTCcccttcttttttaataacataagTGCTTTAAAATTGAAGGGCAAtcagaataataaatattatttatataatgacaaaagcataaaaaaaaacttttttttgtacatatatggctatttcataaaacatataaattatagtGAATGGGATATCACAAGTTACAAGTATTTGTATGATGTgctgtttaaaaaaaagagtgaGTTGCATGTTAATTCGTATATCAACTAG
- the IRP gene encoding aconitate hydratase, putative yields MKHYRSLNLTSCVRRYYSKTNPFESVRKKLSKNNIYSYYDLNELNDSRIKRLPYSIRILLESAIRNCDNLKVTEQNVHTILEWENNCKQKKEIPFMPARVLLQDLTGVPCLVDLATMRDTAELLGGNADKINPQIPVDLVIDHSVQVDHSRSPDALELNEKKEFERNIERFKFLKWGMNSFENMLILPPGSGIVHQINLEYLAHSVFNNNGLLYPDSLVGTDSHTTMINGLGILGWGVGGIEAEATMLGLPISMILPEVVGINVVGNLSDYLLSTDIVLYITSFLRKEVGVVNKYVEFFGPSLKSLKLADRATIANMAPEYGATVGFFGVDDITLEYLIQTGRDKEKVNLIREYLVVNSLFNNYSEHIEYTEVHTLDLSKLNLSLSGPKRPHDNVLLSNLHKDFTLCLESPIGFKGYNIPKEERNKEILFQYKDKQTYKLTHGSVVLAAITSCTNTSNSSSMIAAGLLAKKAVELGIKSLPYIKSSLSPGSKAVQKYLEAGGLLTYLEQLGFYNVGYGCMTCIGNSGNLDKEVESVINENDLICSSVLSGNRNFEGRIHPLIKANYLASPSLVVLFSLIGNVNIDITNYTFNCNGKAINALELIPRKEEINAYEEKYLKAHMYTDIYKNIKYVNKYWNEIKIKKDKLYEWDINSTYIHKPPFFNNMKLELEEIEDIKDAHILLLLGDSITTDHISPAGMIHKSSEAYKFLKSKNVKDEELNTYGARRGNDQVMIRGTFANIRLINKLCPDKGPNTIHIPSNQLMSIYEAAMKYKQEQKDVIIIAGKEYGCGSSRDWAAKGSYLLGVKAILAESFERIHRSNLIGMSVLPLQFLNNENAAHYNIDGTETFTILLNDGNLKPQQHIKVQMNQKGNVVTFDVLCRIDTEIEVKYFNNGGILKYVLRSLLKQG; encoded by the coding sequence ATGAAGCACTACAGAAGCTTGAACCTAACGAGCTGTGTGCGAAGGTACTACAGCAAAACAAACCCATTCGAAAGTGTACGCAAGaaattaagtaaaaacaatatttacAGTTATTACGATTTAAACGAATTAAATGATAGTAGAATAAAGAGACTACCATATTCCATCCGGATATTACTAGAATCGGCTATACGAAATTGTGATAATTTAAAGGTAACTGAACAAAATGTACATACCATATTAGAATGGGAAAATAATTGCaaacagaaaaaagaaattccaTTTATGCCTGCACGAGTACTGTTACAAGATCTTACAGGAGTACCATGTTTAGTTGATTTAGCTACAATGAGAGATACTGCAGAATTATTGGGTGGAAATgcagataaaataaatccaCAAATACCAGTAGATTTAGTAATAGATCATTCTGTTCAAGTAGATCATAGTAGAAGTCCAGATGCTTtagaattaaatgaaaagaaagaatttGAAAGAAACATAGAAAGATTTAAATTTCTAAAATGGGGAATGAATTCATttgaaaatatgttaatattacCACCAGGATCAGGAATAGTACACCAGATAAATTTAGAATATTTGGCTCATTCTGTATTTAACAATAATGGTTTATTATATCCTGATAGTTTGGTGGGTACCGATTCTCATACTACTATGATAAATGGTTTAGGTATACTAGGATGGGGTGTTGGAGGTATAGAAGCAGAAGCAACCATGTTAGGTTTACCTATATCTATGATATTACCAGAAGTGGTAGGTATAAATGTAGTAGGTAATTTGTCAGATTATTTACTAAGTACAgatattgttttatatataacatccTTTTTAAGAAAAGAAGTAGGAGtggtaaataaatatgtagaaTTTTTTGGGCCTAGTTTAAAAAGTCTAAAATTAGCTGATAGAGCAACTATTGCAAATATGGCACCAGAATATGGAGCTACTGTTGGGTTTTTCGGTGTAGATGATATAACATTAGAATATCTTATACAAACTGGTagagataaagaaaaagtgaATCTAATACGTGAGTACTTAGTTGTCAACTCGCtgtttaataattattcgGAGCATATTGAATATACTGAAGTGCATACATTAGATTTAtctaaattaaatttatccTTATCAGGTCCTAAAAGACCACATgataatgtattattatcaaATTTACATAAAGATTTTACTTTATGCTTGGAATCACCAATTGGTTTCAAAGGATATAATATCCCTAAGGAAGAAcgtaataaagaaatattatttcaatataAGGATAAGCAAACATACAAATTAACACATGGTAGTGTAGTCCTAGCTGCTATCACATCGTGTACTAATACAAGTAACTCATCCTCTATGATAGCTGCAGGATTATTGGCAAAAAAAGCAGTAGAATTAGGTATAAAATCGTTaccatatataaaaagctCCTTATCTCCTGGATCTAAAGCAGTTCAGAAATATTTAGAAGCTGGTGGgttattaacatatttagAACAGTTAGGTTTTTACAATGTTGGTTATGGATGTATGACATGTATAGGTAATAGTGGTAATTTAGACAAAGAAGTAGAGAGtgttattaatgaaaatgattTAATTTGTTCATCTGTTTTATCAGGAAATAGAAATTTTGAAGGAAGGATTCATCCTTTGATTAAGGCAAATTATTTAGCTTCTCCATCATTAGTAGTATTATTTAGTCTTATAGGCAATGTAAATATTGATATAacaaattatacatttaattgtAATGGGAAAGCTATTAATGCATTGGAGTTAATACCAAGAAAGGAAGAAATAAATGCCTATGAAGAAAAGTATTTAAaagcacatatgtatacggatatatataaaaatataaagtatgtAAACAAATATTGGAATGagataaaaattaagaaagaCAAATTATACGAATGGGATATAAattctacatatatacacaaaccccctttttttaataatatgaaattaGAACTTGAAGAAATTGAAGATATTAAAGATgctcatattttattattattagggGATAGTATAACTACAGATCATATATCACCAGCTGGTATGATACATAAATCGTCAGAAgcttataaatttttaaaatcaaaaaatgtaaaagatGAAGAATTGAATACATATGGAGCTAGAAGAGGAAATGATCAAGTTATGATAAGAGGTACATTTGCAAATATTagattaataaataaactatGCCCTGATAAAGGGCCGAACACTATACATATACCTTCAAATCAGTTAATGTCTATATATGAAGCAGCTATGAAATATAAGCAAGAACAGAAggatgttataataatagctGGAAAGGAATATGGATGTGGTAGTTCTAGAGACTGGGCAGCCAAAGGATCATATTTGTTAGGAGTAAAAGCTATTTTAGCAGAATCGTTTGAAAGAATTCATAGGAGTAATCTAATAGGTATGAGTGTTCTACccttacaatttttaaataatgaaaatgcaGCACATTACAATATAGACGGTACAGAAACGTTTACTATTTTACTCAATGACGGAAATTTAAAACCACAACAACATATAAAAGTTCAAATGAACCAAAAGGGTAATGTAGTCACATTCGATGTTCTTTGCAGGATTGACACAGAAATTGAagtcaaatattttaataacgGTGGCATATTGAAGTATGTCCTGAGATCCTTGCTCAAGCAGGGTTAG
- the PmUG01_12022900 gene encoding 40S ribosomal protein S6, putative has product MKLNISNPLNNVQKSIEIDDEKKLLPFMEKRIGNVVPGDSIGEEFLGYIFRITGGNDKQGFPMMQGVLTNNRVRLLFKKGMKCYRPRKKGEKKRKSVRGCIVGQDLSALNLTLVKKGTNEIPGLTDKAVGKKLGPKRASKIRKLFNLDKSDDVKKYVIGRAISKNGKTRFIKPKIQRLVTEKRLLRKKTLLAAKERRREEKKKAIREYKRVLKNYRNQLLLKGEDETGKKKKVKKSISKDNLKKKDSKGKGGENKAKNDKINKDKTKTDGAKKDDGKKKSPSTTNKEKSNKQTKSDNKAVKAEKSTLAKNQKNQKEEGNKAGKKKKN; this is encoded by the coding sequence ATGAAATTGAATATTTCTAACCCACTGAACAATGTTCAGAAGAGCATAGAAATTGATGatgaaaagaaattattaccATTTATGGAAAAGAGAATAGGGAATGTAGTACCAGGAGATTCAATAGGAGAAGAATTTTTAGGATATATTTTTCGAATTACTGGAGGTAATGATAAGCAAGGTTTTCCAATGATGCAAGGAGTGTTGACAAATAATAGGGTaagattattatttaaaaaaggaatgaaATGTTATAGACctagaaaaaaaggagaaaaaaaaagaaaatctgTTAGAGGATGTATAGTAGGTCAGGATTTATCTGCTTTAAATTTAACTCtagtaaaaaaaggaacaaatgAAATACCAGGTTTAACTGATAAAGCAGTAGGTAAAAAATTAGGTCCAAAAAGAGCAagtaaaattagaaaattgTTTAACTTAGATAAGTCCGATGAtgtgaaaaaatatgttattggTAGAGCTATTtctaaaaatggaaaaactAGATTTATTAAACCCAAAATTCAAAGACTAGTTACTGAGAAAAGATTACTTAGGAAAAAAACTCTCTTAGCAGCTAAAGAAAGaagaagagaagaaaaaaagaaagctATTAGGGAGTATAAGAgagtattaaaaaattatagaaatcAACTCCTTTTAAAAGGAGAAGATGAGacaggtaaaaaaaaaaaagtaaaaaaatctATTTCCaaagataatttaaaaaaaaaagatagcAAAGGAAAAGGGGGGGAAAATAAAGCCAAAAATGACAAGATAAACaaagataaaacaaaaacagaTGGTGCTAAAAAGGAtgatggtaaaaaaaaatctccCTCTACAacaaataaggaaaaatccAACAAACAAACCAAATCAGACAATAAAGCTGTAAAAGCTGAAAAAAGTACTCTAGCAAAAAATCAGAAAAATCAGAAAGAGGAAGGTAATAAAGcaggaaagaaaaagaaaaattaa
- the PmUG01_12023000 gene encoding V-type proton ATPase subunit D, putative has product MGALDESTPVPSRITLQLMKQKKKSAFQGYSLLKKKSDALFIHFRDILKDIVKTKIKVGEEMSNASFSLAKAVWAAGDFKGQIIEGIKRPVVTLSLSTNNVAGVKLPIFQVHIDPTVDVLGHLGVASGGQVINNTRENYLQCLNMLVKLASMQVAFFSLDEEIKMTNRRVNALNNIVLPRLDGGINYIIKELDEIEREEFFRLKKIKEKKIDKLKDTYTEHSTDANNQSNAKRYDTFAHQKDDDVIF; this is encoded by the exons ATGGGGGCATTAGATGAATCCACACCTGTACCTTCAAGAAt AACCCTACAGCTgatgaagcaaaaaaaaaaaagtgcatTTCAAGGATATTcgctattaaaaaaaaaaagtgatgCCTTGTTCATACATTTTAGAGATATATTAAAGGATATTGTTAAG actaaaataaaagtagGGGAAGAGATGAGTAATGCATCCTTTTCATTAGCTAAGGCAGTATGGGCCGCTGGAGATTTTAAAGGGCAAATTATAGAAGGAATTAAAAGACCAGTTGTTACCTTATCCTTATCTACTAATAACGTTGCAGGTGTCAAGTTACCAATATTTCAAGTACATATTGATCCTACAGTTGATGTATTAGGACATTTAGGAGTGGCATCAGGGGGACAAGTCATTAATAATACaagagaaaattatttacagtGTTTAAATATGTTAGTTAAATTGGCCTCTATGCAa GTAGCTTTTTTCTCACTTGACGAAGAAATTAAGATGACGAATAGGAGAGTGAATGCTTTAAATAACATTGTCTTACCTCGGCTTGACGGAGGCATCAATTACATTATAAAAGAACTTGATGAAATAGAAAGGGAAGAATTCTTTAggttgaaaaaaataaaagaaaagaaaattgaCAAGTTGAAAGACACATACACAGAGCACTCAACGGATGCAAATAATCAAAGTAACGCAAAAAGATATGACACTTTTGCGCATCAGAAGGATGATGATGTTATATTTTGA
- the IMC1k gene encoding inner membrane complex protein 1k, putative, translated as MDQNSNENFDMLNGYNNTSDINENPSEYYKEESKNMSGHNSNLEDENGRESIVGAQYIPDLHGLGRERQALSCKVNVIEIPGQVTPYHTPNDDTCSYVESLYDEDGIPLTTTSNGGTNEKKLWSWTSDGKLKLLCSQPIIPVSVVQDILRRDKIILIPQVEVTDFVIPKVYSQNIKHDIPKLDINVKCSNIQIPNVKYVDKEIIIPIITGYTHKFIPKWEIHKVPRPIVKYIGEQKIVEVQVPEIKYVDKIVEKEIIVDTVEKRIPKIIEIPKYVDEVQYVWKPIEKIVYIQKLVPKFDVNLECPPPLIVPYPVQTIKQIPPVMIKKDTKIPDDCNYNDSLYSPEGSLPIPKEYITHFTTQQQKSVKGMFSTCCTSNMVKCTDDQHNTYHDGMPYNTGLIPAEMALEDGLNICSYSNSFVNRNQESVLKKRENQPVNVNA; from the coding sequence ATGGATCAGAACTCAAATGAAAACTTCGACATGTTGAACGGATATAATAACACCTCagatataaatgaaaaccCAAGTGAATATTACAAGGAAGAAAGTAAAAACATGAGTGGACACAATTCCAATTTAGAGGATGAAAATGGTAGAGAATCTATTGTGGGGGCACAATATATACCTGATTTACACGGCTTAGGTAGAGAGAGACAAGCGTTATCTTGTAAGGTAAATGTGATAGAAATACCAGGACAAGTAACACCTTATCATACTCCAAATGATGATACATGTTCATATGTAGAATCATTGTATGATGAAGATGGAATACCACTTACAACTACTTCAAATGGTGGtacaaatgaaaagaaattatGGTCTTGGACTAGTGATGGGAAATTAAAACTACTATGTTCACAGCCAATAATTCCTGTATCTGTTGTACAAGATATACTAAGAAgagataaaattattttaataccaCAAGTAGAAGTAACAGATTTTGTTATTCCAAAAGTATATAGTCAAAATATTAAGCATGATATACCAAAATtagatataaatgtaaaatgcTCTAATATACAAATTCCAAATGTTAAGTATGTagataaagaaataattataccTATTATTACTGGATACACTCATAAATTTATACCAAAATGGGAAATACATAAAGTACCTAGACCtatagttaaatatattggTGAACAAAAAATAGTTGAAGTACAAGTAcctgaaataaaatatgtggataaaatagtagaaaaagaaattattgtTGATACGGTTGAAAAACGAATTCctaaaattatagaaatacCCAAATATGTTGATGAAGTACAATATGTATGGAAACCtattgaaaaaattgtatatatacaaaaactTGTACCAAAATTTGATGTCAATCTTGAGTGTCCTCCACCTTTAATAGTTCCATATCCTGTACAAACCATTAAACAAATACCACCTGTTATGattaaaaaagatacaaaaaTTCCTGATGACTGTAATTACAATGATTCCTTATATTCACCAGAAGGATCTCTACCTATCcctaaagaatatattactCATTTTACGACACAACAACAAAAATCTGTAAAAGGGATGTTTTCAACTTGTTGCACATCAAATATGGTAAAATGCACAGACGATCAACACAATACATATCATGATGGTATGCCATATAATACTGGTTTAATACCTGCAGAAATGGCTTTAGAGGACGGTCTAAATATTTGTAGTTACTCTAACTCTTTTGTAAATAGAAACCAGGAATCCGTTTTAAAAAAGAGGGAAAACCAACCCGTTAATGTGAACGCATAA
- the PmUG01_12023200 gene encoding conserved Plasmodium protein, unknown function translates to MYMDRLHYNNLNNKTVKDLSCLSKARRKNKINEEDTIYTKECNYKLFFFIVQLQQKLRDVEKENEKLKHLLKKYNRDAIYHDNEMTKRVLLITSCLIFIIIFFLF, encoded by the exons atgtatatggaTCGACtacattataataatctAAACAATAAAACTGTCAAAGATTTAAGCTGCTTAAGTAAAGCAag ACgcaagaataaaattaatgaggAGGATACAATTTACACTAAGGAATgcaattataaattatttttttttatagtacaACTACAACAAAAATTGAGAGATGTAGAAAAGGAGAACGAAA AGTTAAAGCATTTATTGAAAAAGTATAACAGAGATGCTATATATCATGACAACGAAATGACAAAAAGAGTTTTGTTAATTACAAGctgtttaatatttattattattttttttttattctga